The Peribacillus simplex genome contains the following window.
TGATCAAATTGCGTTTGACAGGGGGAAAAGATAAATCATGAAGCAAAATGACCTGATTCTTCAAACGGTTACGAAAGTCGCCGCCTTTGTTATCTTGCTTTTTGCGGTAGCCATCTTTTTAGGGGGGCATTATTCGCCAGGAGGCGGGTTTGTCGGCGGTTTAATGACTTCAGCTGCCATAGTCTTGCTGTTGCTCGCTTTCGACATTAAAACCGTCGCAGGCATCTTGCCGATTGACTATAAGCTAATGATTGGTTCAGGCTTGCTCATATCAAGCCTGACTGTTGCCGGCGGGTTATTTTTCGGGGTGCCGCTCATGACACATGTATATCAATATATCGATTTGCCTCTTCTTGGGCACATCTCGCTTCATACCGCGGTACTGTTTGATCTGGGTGTTTATCTTGTGGTTGTTGGTGTAACGATGACCATTATTCAAACGATAGGGGAGAGTGAATAATGGAACTTTTAATGGCCATTGTCATTGGAATACTATTTATGTGTGCGACCTATTTAATGCTTTCAAAAAGCATTTTAAGAATCATAATCGGTACTGGGCTGCTCAGTCACGGCGCCCACCTTTTGATTTTGACGATGGGCGGCCTGAAAGGCGATTCCGTTCCATTGCTAAGTGATAAAGTTGCATCCTATGTCGATCCGCTTCCGCAAGCGCTTATCTTGACTGCGATCGTCATTAGTTTCGGAGTCACATCATTTCTGCTGGTTCTAGCTTACCGGACCTACCAGGAACTCGGTACGGATGACATGGAAGAAATGAGAGGTACGGAAACGAATGAATAATCTTACTTTCATGCCTGTTTTATGGCCGCTTTTCACAGCCATCTTTCTTATTTTCTTTTCAAAAAAAATCAAGCTGCAAAGAGGGATATCCCTTTTTTCCTCTCTTATAGGAATTGCGATTTCCCTTTATCTAGTGTTCTCGGTTCATACTCATGGGATCTTGACTCTCGGTGTCGGCAGCTGGGATGCGCCTTTCGGGATCGTGATCGTCGCAGACATGCTTTCTTCGCTGCTGGCCCTGACCACGAATATCATTGGATTTGCCATACTGCTTTACTCGTTTTACTCCATAGGTGAAGAACGTGAAAGACACTATTATTATCCTGTATTTCAATTCTTGCTGATTGGTGTTAACGGTGCCTTCCTTACGGGGGATCTTTTCAATCTATTCGTCTTCTTCGAAGTCATGCTGATGGCTTCTTACGTACTGCTTGTACTGGGAGGGACGAAAATCCAACTGAGGGAATCATTGAAGTATATCATCGTCAATGTGCTTTCCTCTTCCTTTTTCGTCATCATGGTGGCGTACCTTTATTCAGTTCTAGGTACATTGAACATGGCGGATATCAGCCAAAGGATAGCGGAGGTAAACCAGCCTGGAATCATCTCGGTGATTGCAATTGGCTTCTTGATCGTTTTCGGTTTGAAGGGAGCTATTTTCCCGCTTTTCCAATGGCTCCCAGGATCCTATTATGCTCCACCAATTCCGGTGATGGCACTATTCGGGGCATTGCTGACAAAGGTCGGGATATATTCCATTTTCAGGACCTATACACTCATGTTTTACCATGACCAGGATTTCACCCATACTTTCCTTGCGATACTTGCGATCTTGACCATCATCATCGGTGTCATTGGTGCGATAGCCTATTGGGATGTTAAAAAAATCATCATTTACAATATCATCATCGCCGTCGGGGTTATCATTTTCGGCATCTCCATCATGAATGAACAGGCCTTATCGGGCTCCATCCTATATATCATTCATGACATGCTGATCAAGGCTGCGCTCTTCCTGCTGGTTGGCATCATGATCAAAATCAGCGGATCGGATGATTTACGGGATATGGGCGGCTTGATCAAGCGATACCCGGCCCTTGCATGGACTTTCTTCATAGCTGCCATATCATTGGCGGGAATACCACCGTTCAGCGGTTTTGCAGGTAAGCTTTTGATTCTTCAGGGAGCTGCAGAAAAAGGGGCCTACTTTGGAATGGCCGTTGTCTTACTTTCTAGCTTGATGGTTCTATATTCCGTTATGAAAATATTCATGAATGGCTTCTGGGGAACCCCAAAAGCTGATTATGCCTTAACTAATAATACGGTGAATAAAATGCTGGTTCCTGCCGTCCTCCTTGTTATCATTTCCGTTTTATTCGGAGTAGGAACAGAATCGATTTACCCATTCATTACACAAGCTGCAGAAACATTAATCAATCCCGATATTTATATTAAAGCGGTTTTAAAGGAGTAGTGCTTGATGTCATTCCAAATTTTACTGAATGTGTTCCTTGCGTTTATCTGGATGTTTTTGAAAAATGAGTTTAACGGGAGCACTTTTATCATCGGATATGTATTGGGGCTCGGCATCATGTTCGTCTTCCGTCATTTTTTCAATGACCGTTTTTACCTGAACAGGGTGAATGCCGTCGTTCAATTGCTGCTTATATTCGCAAGGGAACTCTTCCTTTCCAACGTTAGCGTCCTTAAGGTCGTGCTTAAACCGAACCTTGATATGAGACCTGGCATATTCGCATTCGAAACCGCGCTAACTAAGGATTGGGAAATTACGATACTATCGAATTTAATTACACTGACACCAGGAACACTTGTCGTTGAAGTATCGGAGGATAATCGGATTCTTTATATCCATGCGATGGATATTGCCGACAAAGAAGAAGCCGTGGACAGCATTAAAAATACATTTGAAAAGGCGATCATGGAGGTGAGCAAATAATGTTCGATCTTATACTTAAAATCGCGTTGCTCGGTGTTTCGCTTTCCATGATAGGATTCTTATACCGTTTAATCAAAGGGCCTTCTGTACCGGATCGGGTCGTCGCGCTCGATGCGATGGGAATAAATCTTATCGCAATCGTTGCACTTGTATCCATTGTCATGGATACAAGCGCTTATCTGGAAGCCATTCTTCTGCTCGGAATCCTATCTTTCATCGGAACGGTCGCTTTCGCCAAATTCCTTGAGAAAGGGGAGATTATCGAAAATGACCGCAATCGTTGAAATACTTTCAGCCTTATTCCTTTTAATGGGGGTCTTTCTCTTTTTAGTCTCGGCTTTCGGAGTCATCCGTCTGCCCGACGTCTATACAAGAAATCACGCTGCCTCAAAAAGCTCGACACTTGGAATCATGTTCATCCTGATTGGCACCTTGTTATATTTTTATTATAAACATAGCCTTTTCGATTTCCGGGTCGTGCTCGCGATCATCTTTATCTTCATGACCAGCCCTGTTGCCGGGCATTTAATCAATCGCTCGGCTTACCATTCAGGCGTCAAAATGTGGGATCGAAGTGTACAGGATGATTTAAGGAAAACCAGGTGATTCCTGCCATTGCAAAAGAGCTGCCCTGATTACAGGAGCAGCTCTTTTCATGTATCAATCCTTTAAAAATACTTGGTCCCCTAAACTGATTTCACCCGTTCGAATGACCGAGGCATATACGCCAAAATGATTGTTCCTTTCCTTGACGACAGTTTTCAAAAGTGATGGATCCCTTTGGGAATCGCTTGGATTGACTGTTATGATCATACAACGCTCACAATGCCTTTTTATCTCTAATTCTACATCATTTCCAATCAGAATCCTTTTTCCGAACCATCGCTCTTCTAAAAAGGGTGTTTTGTCCACTAAAGATAGCACCAAATTTTGCCTGAATCTCCTGCCATCCACTTCTTTTCCCCAAAGCTTTTTCAATTCGCCAATCGAGGCATCACTGACAAGCAGGATGTTTTCTTCCTCAATCGCACCGAACGGGATATGTGCAGGCGGATAAACAACGGATGTTGCCTCCTGTTTCAACAACCGTTCCATTTCCTCCTTAAAGGCCTCTTCACCCCAAGCCAGCACGTTTCCTGAAGGGGTCTTCACTTTTATTTCCGGATATTGTTCCAGGGTTTCCTCACCAGAAAAAACAGCTTGATAACGGACCATTTCAGGAACTTGGGTTATCGTTAGGAACTTCCCGTGCTTGTCTTTAAAGGCATGACTGCGATCTCCATATAGCCCATAGTCCATCACCTTCGTTTTCTGTACCTGCTCACCGGTGAATGATTTTACAGGATGGCGGGTGATTTCTTGTATATGACCAACCAGCATAAGAAAACTCCTTTCAAACAATAGTCTACTGCCATATTATACTTAAACCGGACATTGTAAAATCATTACGTTACATTTCAAAGCGATAGTTCCCTGATTCACTTTGGTAAGTCGATAACGGCCAATGTACAGCGTGAAATGCAGATAAGACGATCCTCTTCATCACGGATTTTCACGTCCCATACCATCGTCGTCTTCCCGCGATGGATTATGTTCCCTTCTGCAGTAACCAAACCAGAACGGACACTCCTTACATGATTGGCATTGATTTCAAGACCGACGACAGCTTGTTTTGTCCTATCTACAAGCTGGATTCCGCCAAAACTCGCAACGGATTCCGCAAGGGCAACGGACGCCCCCCCATGCAATAATCCATACGGCTGCCTAGTTCGTTCATCCACCGGCATCGTCGCAATGACTTTCCCATCACCGATTTCCTTCATTTCTATCCCAAGCGTGCCTATCAAAGAACTTTCAATATTTCTCTCCATCCCAATACCCCCAACTCATGTTTTTTTCTACAACGAAATGATTCATTTAATTCCGAAAAATGAATAACCATTCATTATAGTATACATAAAAAGGATGACTCAAGTCTATTCAAGTCATCCCTCATTATGAGAATTCGATTATTTGGAGAGTATTTCTTTTAATTCAAACCAGCTTGTCAGTCTTGGAATATCCAAATCCCTGTTATAGGAGTTATCCATTGCATACACTTTCGTTGGGATATCCAATAAAGTTTCCAGCACTGCCGGTTTATCATCAAAATAATAATCCAATTCCAATCTGCGAATCGTATCAATTTTTTCATGATCCTTCATGCCGCAGTAAAATTGGTCATCCTTAACGGGAAAGCCGTTTTCAATCAACCATTTTTTCGTCCGTTCACCATGCTCCGCTTTTCTGGCTGTGATGTAATAGACTTCATGGCCATCGCGTTCAAGCTCCTGCAGCGTTTCCACTGCTCCCTCGAAGGCTGGACAGGATGAATAATACACTTCCTCGGCAAGGCTGTTCCACATCTTGCCCCCAGCCTTTTTATCAAGCCCGAAAGCTTCATGGATCTCTAACGTCTTTAAAGCTCTGAATTTCGTTAACTCTATGTTCATATCAAGCTTTTTATTATAAAGATGGAAAGCGAACTCCCTCAAATTAATAAGGGTATCGTCAATATCAAAACCGAATTTCATATCCTTCACTCCTATTCAAACATTAGCGGCAAACTGTGCTGCGAAGGAAATTTCCTTGTCCACCTGCATGGCCTGTAATCTTTCAATTTCGGCTTTTCTTTCCGGTTCAGCGATTTTAAGTCCAAGGAAGCCAGTATCCTCCCACATGATGCATCCTTTAATAAGATCGGCTAATATATCGGCATCTTTCATGGCACAATTGAGTCCAAACGCACCCGTAGGCGTCATCGTATGGGCTGCATCACCCAATAAAGCAACGCCATCCTTTGTCCACGTTTCACAATAGCTGCTGTAAACATCCAATAAAATGAAGTCATTCCAAGAGCGGATATTTTCACACACAACCTTTTTTAGTTCAGGAAAGGCGATAAGCAAATCTTCAATGAATGGCTCAAAGGGCTGTTTTCGCAAATGGGGAAATGAACCATGTTCTATATTCCATCCAATTTGGATGAAACCTCCAGCCTGGGTGAAGAGGGCAACCTGGGAGTCATTGACCAATGCCATCTTGATCGAGGGCTTCCACCCCTCTGGAGCGGGAATTTTTGCCCACAGTAAATCATAGCCATGATTTTTAATAACTACTGGTATCCCCGCTTTTTTTCGAACCATGGAAAATCTGCCGTCCGCTCCGATTATCAATGAACTATGCACTTCCAGTTCATTTCCATCCTTTCGGGCCTTAACACCCGAAAACCGGCCCATTTCATTCTGAATCAAGTCCGTAACCCTCGTATTCATCATCAATTGAAAAGAGTCCAGCTTTTCAGCTTCATTCAATATAGCAGTAAGCAGATGATTCTGAGGGACATGAATCCCAACATGATCTACCGGCAATTCTGGGAAAATCCTTTTAAACATT
Protein-coding sequences here:
- a CDS encoding Na(+)/H(+) antiporter subunit B; this encodes MKQNDLILQTVTKVAAFVILLFAVAIFLGGHYSPGGGFVGGLMTSAAIVLLLLAFDIKTVAGILPIDYKLMIGSGLLISSLTVAGGLFFGVPLMTHVYQYIDLPLLGHISLHTAVLFDLGVYLVVVGVTMTIIQTIGESE
- a CDS encoding Na(+)/H(+) antiporter subunit C; translation: MELLMAIVIGILFMCATYLMLSKSILRIIIGTGLLSHGAHLLILTMGGLKGDSVPLLSDKVASYVDPLPQALILTAIVISFGVTSFLLVLAYRTYQELGTDDMEEMRGTETNE
- a CDS encoding Na+/H+ antiporter subunit D; translation: MNNLTFMPVLWPLFTAIFLIFFSKKIKLQRGISLFSSLIGIAISLYLVFSVHTHGILTLGVGSWDAPFGIVIVADMLSSLLALTTNIIGFAILLYSFYSIGEERERHYYYPVFQFLLIGVNGAFLTGDLFNLFVFFEVMLMASYVLLVLGGTKIQLRESLKYIIVNVLSSSFFVIMVAYLYSVLGTLNMADISQRIAEVNQPGIISVIAIGFLIVFGLKGAIFPLFQWLPGSYYAPPIPVMALFGALLTKVGIYSIFRTYTLMFYHDQDFTHTFLAILAILTIIIGVIGAIAYWDVKKIIIYNIIIAVGVIIFGISIMNEQALSGSILYIIHDMLIKAALFLLVGIMIKISGSDDLRDMGGLIKRYPALAWTFFIAAISLAGIPPFSGFAGKLLILQGAAEKGAYFGMAVVLLSSLMVLYSVMKIFMNGFWGTPKADYALTNNTVNKMLVPAVLLVIISVLFGVGTESIYPFITQAAETLINPDIYIKAVLKE
- a CDS encoding Na+/H+ antiporter subunit E codes for the protein MSFQILLNVFLAFIWMFLKNEFNGSTFIIGYVLGLGIMFVFRHFFNDRFYLNRVNAVVQLLLIFARELFLSNVSVLKVVLKPNLDMRPGIFAFETALTKDWEITILSNLITLTPGTLVVEVSEDNRILYIHAMDIADKEEAVDSIKNTFEKAIMEVSK
- a CDS encoding Na(+)/H(+) antiporter subunit F1, encoding MFDLILKIALLGVSLSMIGFLYRLIKGPSVPDRVVALDAMGINLIAIVALVSIVMDTSAYLEAILLLGILSFIGTVAFAKFLEKGEIIENDRNR
- the mnhG gene encoding monovalent cation/H(+) antiporter subunit G; amino-acid sequence: MTAIVEILSALFLLMGVFLFLVSAFGVIRLPDVYTRNHAASKSSTLGIMFILIGTLLYFYYKHSLFDFRVVLAIIFIFMTSPVAGHLINRSAYHSGVKMWDRSVQDDLRKTR
- a CDS encoding MOSC domain-containing protein; this translates as MLVGHIQEITRHPVKSFTGEQVQKTKVMDYGLYGDRSHAFKDKHGKFLTITQVPEMVRYQAVFSGEETLEQYPEIKVKTPSGNVLAWGEEAFKEEMERLLKQEATSVVYPPAHIPFGAIEEENILLVSDASIGELKKLWGKEVDGRRFRQNLVLSLVDKTPFLEERWFGKRILIGNDVELEIKRHCERCMIITVNPSDSQRDPSLLKTVVKERNNHFGVYASVIRTGEISLGDQVFLKD
- a CDS encoding hotdog fold thioesterase, with the protein product MERNIESSLIGTLGIEMKEIGDGKVIATMPVDERTRQPYGLLHGGASVALAESVASFGGIQLVDRTKQAVVGLEINANHVRSVRSGLVTAEGNIIHRGKTTMVWDVKIRDEEDRLICISRCTLAVIDLPK
- a CDS encoding 5' nucleotidase, NT5C type; amino-acid sequence: MKFGFDIDDTLINLREFAFHLYNKKLDMNIELTKFRALKTLEIHEAFGLDKKAGGKMWNSLAEEVYYSSCPAFEGAVETLQELERDGHEVYYITARKAEHGERTKKWLIENGFPVKDDQFYCGMKDHEKIDTIRRLELDYYFDDKPAVLETLLDIPTKVYAMDNSYNRDLDIPRLTSWFELKEILSK
- a CDS encoding FAD-dependent monooxygenase gives rise to the protein MMVKSDVCIVGSGPGGALLAFLLAKQGISVVLLERHSEVAREFRGEFLNEEGEGILKKHGLFESLERLGLLRMEQIEYWHDGQMFKRIFPELPVDHVGIHVPQNHLLTAILNEAEKLDSFQLMMNTRVTDLIQNEMGRFSGVKARKDGNELEVHSSLIIGADGRFSMVRKKAGIPVVIKNHGYDLLWAKIPAPEGWKPSIKMALVNDSQVALFTQAGGFIQIGWNIEHGSFPHLRKQPFEPFIEDLLIAFPELKKVVCENIRSWNDFILLDVYSSYCETWTKDGVALLGDAAHTMTPTGAFGLNCAMKDADILADLIKGCIMWEDTGFLGLKIAEPERKAEIERLQAMQVDKEISFAAQFAANV